From one Alphaproteobacteria bacterium genomic stretch:
- a CDS encoding cytochrome c oxidase subunit 3, with protein MTTYSAQRDHPVPPEPHRERALGFWLYLITDAVLFAVLFANYAVLLPGTAGGPAPGEIFTLWRVAAETGLLLCSSLTFGFLAISALSGAHGRANLWLLVTFLLGAGFVALEIGEFAEMAANGATPQRSGFLSGFVALVGTHGLHVSFGLLMLAVMFVQIQVKGLTHPVLSRLYRLGLFWHFLDLIWIGIFSFVYLPGLVK; from the coding sequence ATGACGACCTACAGCGCCCAACGCGACCACCCGGTGCCGCCCGAACCGCATCGCGAGCGCGCCCTGGGGTTCTGGCTCTACCTGATCACCGATGCGGTGCTGTTCGCCGTCCTGTTTGCGAACTACGCGGTATTGCTGCCGGGAACGGCAGGCGGTCCAGCGCCCGGGGAAATTTTCACCCTGTGGCGCGTTGCGGCCGAAACCGGCTTGCTGCTCTGTTCGAGCCTCACATTCGGCTTTCTGGCCATATCGGCCTTGTCCGGAGCCCACGGGCGGGCGAATCTGTGGCTCCTGGTGACCTTCCTGCTGGGCGCCGGCTTCGTTGCGCTGGAGATCGGTGAGTTCGCGGAAATGGCCGCCAACGGCGCAACACCGCAGCGTAGCGGCTTCCTCTCCGGCTTCGTCGCCCTGGTCGGCACCCACGGCCTGCATGTAAGCTTTGGCCTGCTCATGCTTGCGGTGATGTTCGTTCAAATTCAGGTCAAGGGCCTGACCCATCCGGTTCTGTCGCGACTGTATCGGCTGGGCCTGTTCTGGCACTTCCTCGACCTGATCTGGATTGGCATCTTCTCCTTTGTTTACCTGCCGGGATTGGTCAAATGA
- the cyoD gene encoding cytochrome o ubiquinol oxidase subunit IV produces the protein MSDRDEDLPFFLHKPPIADYLTGFLLAIALTGVPFYVVAAGDVGKSGTFLIVTVFALAQILVHLRYFLHYSTKRVPLEATIALTLAVVIGAIIIAGAIWVMFDLNYRMMG, from the coding sequence ATGAGCGACCGCGACGAAGACCTGCCATTCTTTCTGCACAAGCCCCCAATAGCGGACTATCTCACGGGTTTCCTGTTGGCCATCGCCCTGACCGGCGTCCCGTTCTATGTCGTGGCCGCCGGCGATGTGGGCAAATCCGGCACCTTTCTCATCGTCACGGTCTTCGCGCTGGCACAGATCCTGGTGCATCTGCGGTATTTTCTGCACTATTCGACCAAGCGCGTGCCGCTGGAGGCCACGATCGCCCTGACATTGGCGGTGGTGATTGGCGCGATCATCATCGCCGGCGCGATATGGGTAATGTTCGACCTGAACTACCGGATGATGGGATAA